The Anaerobranca gottschalkii DSM 13577 genome segment GCTTCTTAGATACTGGAGTAAGATTTGTCATGAGAAAAATTTCAGATCATTTTTATTTTGATCCATTTAACATTAAGCATTTTTGTTTTAAGAAAGAATTTTTTAATCGTTTTCGTAGTTCTGTTTTTCTTCTTATTATTTTAAAGATAATAGAGTTATTTATTTATAAGTTTTTTTAAATGTTAAAATTTATTTTTTGTATAATCTTAATGTACTTTTTCCTATATTACAACCAAAATGGAGGAATTAAAATTGATTGAGATTAACAATTTAAGTAAATCATATTATGTAGCAGAAAACGGGAACTTTTTTTCATACTTCAAGTTTACAAAAAAGAAAAGAGAAATAAAAGCATTAAATAATATTAACTTAAAAATAGAGAAAGGTGAAACCGTTGGTTTGATTGGGATGAACGGTGCAGGTAAATCTACACTAATTAAATTAATAACAGGTATCCTTTACCCATCTAAAGGTGAAATTAAAGTGTTTGGTCATGATCCCACGAAACATAGACTTAGTAATAATTATAGGTTAACAGCGGTTTTTGGTCAAAGATGCCAGTTGAGATGGGATATTTCAGTTTTCGATTCTTATAAACTCTTACAAAAAATATATAAAGTATCAGACAATGATTTTCAAAAAAGAGTCACTGAAATAGTAAAAGTACTAGCATTAAATGAGTTTTTGCATCAACCTGTAAGGACATTAAGCCTCGGACAAAAAATGAGGGCAGAATTGGGAGCTGCCTTTATTCATGATCCTGAGTTAATTTTATTAGATGAACCAACAATTGGCTTAGATATATTAAGCAAAGAATCAATATTAGATTTTATAAAAAAAATTAAAGAAGAAGGTAATAAGACAATAATATTAACTACCCATGATGTTTCCGATATTCAAGAAGTATGTAATCGAGTTATTGTTTTGGATAAGGGAAATGTTATCATAGATGATCTAATAAGTAATATAGAGGATTTATGCGAAACAGACAATAAAGTAATAATTACCAATAGCAAGAATTCATTTGTAGGTATTGACATTCTTTCTCAATACAACTACAAAATTGAAGGAAATATAATTACAATATTTAACATAGATAAAAAAACGTTGCCTAAGCTATTGGAAGTAATATTTGCCAAGAATGATATTAGAGAAATTAAAATAGAAAATGCTGAGTTCAAGGATGTATTAAAAAAAATATATCAAAAAAATCAATTGCAAAACCTTTAGGTAAGGAGAAATGTAAATGGTTAAAGAATTTAGTCATGAAATAAAATTAAATAATATGTTGATAAAAATAGGATATATAAAATTACATATATATAAATTAGCATCTATTTATTCTATAATTTCTAGTTTGCTATTTATTGTAATTCAATATTATCTTTGGAGTAACATTTTTTTGAATAATAAAATTAGTTTGTATGATTTTAATGAAATGTTTACGTATTTAATATTTAGCCAAATTATATCAAAAGTTTATCCCCATAATATTAGCAGTATAGTTGGAAAAGCTGTTAGTGATGGTGACATAGGACTATTGTTGTTAAAACCAATCTCTATAATTCGTATATATTTTTTTGAGTCTATAGGTAATAGTTTATATCGATTATCAATAATAGCTATCCCTGTTTTTATTATAACCAGTATTTTTTTCCCGATACGATTACTGTTGCCTAATATATTAGCATTTTCAGCTATCTTTATACTCTCTTATATTTTCGTATTTATTTTTGAATTAACTATCGGAATTTTATCTTTTCATACCTCCAGTTTATGGGGGATTCAAAGTTTTAAATATGCAATAATAACAGTTTTAAGTGGTAGATTTTTACCTGTAACTTTATATCCAGAATGGGCAGTAAGAATTATTAACCATCTCCCATTTAGAATCATGTACACTATACCAATAGAACAGCTATTAGGTAAGTTTTCTTATAATTTAGCACAGATACTAGTTTATCAACTTATTTCGATAATATTTTTATTTTTAATTTATAACCTTCTATATAAGATTTCAATTAAGAAGTTGATGATACAGGGAGGCTAATTTATGAAGAATATTTTAACCTATTATAAGTTATACATAGATTATTTTAAAATAAATTTGAAATCTGTAATGGTTTATGATTATGATTTTTTGATAGGAGTTATATCGCTAATCATAAAAAATATAATGAATTTTATCATAATTATATTTATATTTAATCTACTAGATAACATAGATGGTTGGACATTTGACCAAATCCTTTTTCTCTATGGATTCAATACAGTTAGTTATTCTTTGTGGCATTGTTTTTTTGTTAATACTATATCGTTATCATATTATATAAAAACTGGAATATTTGATAGATTCTTATTAAGACCGGTACAACCTATATTCCAAATAATGACTGATAATTTTGATGAAGATGGTTGGGGCCAATTAATCTTTGGATTAGTATTGTTAGTAATTGCAATTTTTAGATTGAGACTTTTCTCTATTTACCTTCTGTTATTACCAATTTTATTGGTATCTGCTTCTCTAATTTATGCTTCTATATCTCTTTTAGGATCTATTACTATTTTTTATACACTGGAGAATACAGATTTTTCCGATTTAGTTATGGAATTACAAGATTTTGGTAAATATCCACTCAGTATTTATAGCGGCTTTTTAAGAATTATTTTAACTGTTGTTATTCCATTAGGTTTTGCAGCATATTATCCAAGCTTGTTTTATATTACTAACTATCAGGCTAGTATTGGAGTAGCTCTGATAACCCCGATAGTTTCAATAATCTTTTTCTATGTTACTTGTTGTATTTGGAATAAGTCTCTAAAAGCGTACACAAGTACTGGAAGTTAAAATATAAAGGAGCACTTTGTTCTGTGCTCCTTTATATAACTTCAACGATTTTGTCTGCCCGTTCTCTACAACTCTTTCTATGTGAAACTAATAAAAAAGTCTTCTCCTTTTTGTAGTATTCAATAGTGTCTAATACCTTTTTTTCTAATTCCTGGTCCATAGCTGATGAGAATTCATCTAGTACAACTATGGGTGCATTACTGTACAAAGCCCGTGCTAGGCAAATTAACTGTTTTTGGCCACCTGATAAGGATGTTCCTTTTGAACCAACTGGTGTTTGCATTCCTCTAGGTAGTTTCTCTAACATTTGATTTAGCCCTGTTCTTTTTAATATATCATCCAACTTGTTGTAATCTTTTTTTGAATTTCCCAGGAGTATATTTTCTTCAATAGTCAAGTTGAATAGACTTGGTTCTTGTTCAACTAAAGCAAAATTTCGATACCACTCTCTCTCATTGATATCTCTTTTATTTTGTCCAAATACTTTGATAGTCCCTTGTTGTTCATTCAAAAATCCTAATATAAGCTTGATTACTGTACTTTTACCTGAACCTATAGGAGCATATAAGCAAGTAATTTCTCTATTATTTGCAGTAAAACTTAGGTTCTTAATTACTGGGATATTATTTTGATAGCTGAATTCTAAGTTTTCTACTTCAATAGCTTTTAATTCATTTGAGCAGATGTTTTCAGAAAAACTTTCCGCCGTATAATCTATTTTTTCATTAAGTTCTTCATCAGTAATTTCAAATATTCTTTTAGCTGAAGCTATGGGTTGTTGCATATTTAGTGAAAATGAACAAGTTCCCTCGACACCAGCAAGCAAACCTCCTAAAATTTGCGGTATTATAACAATTTGTGCTAAGGTTAAATTATTTCCATTATATAATCTTATAGCATAAGTCAGCACAATTAATGTGGCAACTATATTCGAACCATTTGCAACAAGGGTCCTTAAAGAGTTTATCAGACTTCTAATGATTTCCTTGTGTTTGATTTCTGCCCTAACTCCTTTTGTATAGTCAATCTGATTTTTAATAAGATTAAAAAGTTTGATAGTTGAAATTCCTTGCACTCCTCTATCCACTTTTTTAAGATACTCAGAATTTAAAATTACCATTCTGCTTGCAATTTTTTTAATAATAGGGAGTACTACTAAACTGTATATAATAGGGATTGTCATCGTAAGAAGTGAGATTACACCTATTCGTATATCTATAATAAATAACAATATTGAAGAACCTATCAAAGAAATTACAGGCATTAACAATGTCCCTACCTCAATAGTAGCGAAATAAGCCACAGCACTAGCATCATTTATTATTCTTGAGCTAATATCATTAACTTCGATTTCCTTCGACTTTCTATATAGAATGTGCTTTAATATCCCATACTTTAAAGCATTCTCAGTATTAAGTCTTACAAAATCTATTAAAAGCATTCCTAGAGAAATAACTGCAATGATAATACCGTATAACAAGATAGAAATAATGGATATCCTAAGAAGTTCATCAATTCTATTATTTTCAATTACACTTATAGCAAGGTATTGTACAAAGGCGGTATATCCCAAAAAAGCGAAGTCTTGAGAAGAGAATAACACTAATGAAATATAGTATAGAAACTTACTTCTTTGGGGATATGAGAAGATTTTTTTGA includes the following:
- a CDS encoding ABC transporter ATP-binding protein, whose translation is MIEINNLSKSYYVAENGNFFSYFKFTKKKREIKALNNINLKIEKGETVGLIGMNGAGKSTLIKLITGILYPSKGEIKVFGHDPTKHRLSNNYRLTAVFGQRCQLRWDISVFDSYKLLQKIYKVSDNDFQKRVTEIVKVLALNEFLHQPVRTLSLGQKMRAELGAAFIHDPELILLDEPTIGLDILSKESILDFIKKIKEEGNKTIILTTHDVSDIQEVCNRVIVLDKGNVIIDDLISNIEDLCETDNKVIITNSKNSFVGIDILSQYNYKIEGNIITIFNIDKKTLPKLLEVIFAKNDIREIKIENAEFKDVLKKIYQKNQLQNL
- a CDS encoding ABC transporter permease; this translates as MVKEFSHEIKLNNMLIKIGYIKLHIYKLASIYSIISSLLFIVIQYYLWSNIFLNNKISLYDFNEMFTYLIFSQIISKVYPHNISSIVGKAVSDGDIGLLLLKPISIIRIYFFESIGNSLYRLSIIAIPVFIITSIFFPIRLLLPNILAFSAIFILSYIFVFIFELTIGILSFHTSSLWGIQSFKYAIITVLSGRFLPVTLYPEWAVRIINHLPFRIMYTIPIEQLLGKFSYNLAQILVYQLISIIFLFLIYNLLYKISIKKLMIQGG
- a CDS encoding ABC transporter permease, which encodes MKNILTYYKLYIDYFKINLKSVMVYDYDFLIGVISLIIKNIMNFIIIIFIFNLLDNIDGWTFDQILFLYGFNTVSYSLWHCFFVNTISLSYYIKTGIFDRFLLRPVQPIFQIMTDNFDEDGWGQLIFGLVLLVIAIFRLRLFSIYLLLLPILLVSASLIYASISLLGSITIFYTLENTDFSDLVMELQDFGKYPLSIYSGFLRIILTVVIPLGFAAYYPSLFYITNYQASIGVALITPIVSIIFFYVTCCIWNKSLKAYTSTGS
- a CDS encoding ABC transporter ATP-binding protein, giving the protein MQDKKVLKKIFSYPQRSKFLYYISLVLFSSQDFAFLGYTAFVQYLAISVIENNRIDELLRISIISILLYGIIIAVISLGMLLIDFVRLNTENALKYGILKHILYRKSKEIEVNDISSRIINDASAVAYFATIEVGTLLMPVISLIGSSILLFIIDIRIGVISLLTMTIPIIYSLVVLPIIKKIASRMVILNSEYLKKVDRGVQGISTIKLFNLIKNQIDYTKGVRAEIKHKEIIRSLINSLRTLVANGSNIVATLIVLTYAIRLYNGNNLTLAQIVIIPQILGGLLAGVEGTCSFSLNMQQPIASAKRIFEITDEELNEKIDYTAESFSENICSNELKAIEVENLEFSYQNNIPVIKNLSFTANNREITCLYAPIGSGKSTVIKLILGFLNEQQGTIKVFGQNKRDINEREWYRNFALVEQEPSLFNLTIEENILLGNSKKDYNKLDDILKRTGLNQMLEKLPRGMQTPVGSKGTSLSGGQKQLICLARALYSNAPIVVLDEFSSAMDQELEKKVLDTIEYYKKEKTFLLVSHRKSCRERADKIVEVI